In Streptomyces ambofaciens ATCC 23877, a single genomic region encodes these proteins:
- a CDS encoding hemerythrin domain-containing protein has product MSDPAQSPGARMYEEFVAIHAVLRRGTRLVVDAYERLADGHAVDTATLAEAGRWLLAFTHAHHKAEDDLFWPVLQGLYPDAHAQLKELSEDHAVLDGRLNALERAVEDLATATTAGRATAGTDGAHEGAEAARQVHQVLDAHLRAEEAVVEDLFPQVPADDIDRLREAFIQGSPRFGVHFLFGLLDDPEPARGRDLLIENFPPQLRAAAPQMTGRYEDSKQGLRGGPAGISS; this is encoded by the coding sequence ATGAGCGATCCGGCGCAGAGCCCGGGCGCCCGCATGTACGAGGAGTTCGTCGCCATCCACGCGGTGCTGCGGCGCGGCACGCGCCTGGTGGTGGACGCCTACGAACGCCTCGCCGACGGCCACGCCGTCGACACCGCGACGCTGGCCGAGGCCGGCAGGTGGCTGCTCGCCTTCACCCACGCCCACCACAAGGCGGAGGACGACCTGTTCTGGCCCGTGCTCCAGGGGCTGTATCCCGACGCGCACGCACAGCTCAAGGAGCTGTCCGAGGACCACGCGGTCCTCGACGGAAGGCTGAACGCCCTGGAAAGGGCCGTCGAGGACCTCGCGACGGCCACGACGGCAGGGCGGGCCACCGCCGGGACGGACGGCGCCCACGAGGGCGCCGAGGCCGCCCGGCAGGTCCACCAGGTGCTCGACGCGCACCTGAGGGCCGAGGAGGCCGTGGTGGAGGACCTGTTCCCGCAGGTTCCCGCCGACGACATCGACCGGCTGCGCGAGGCGTTCATCCAGGGCTCCCCCCGCTTCGGTGTGCACTTCCTGTTCGGGCTGCTCGACGACCCCGAACCGGCCCGCGGCCGGGACCTGCTGATCGAGAACTTCCCGCCGCAGCTGCGTGCCGCCGCACCCCAGATGACCGGCCGCTACGAGGACAGCAAGCAGGGACTGCGGGGTGGGCCCGCAGGAATTTCCAGCTGA
- a CDS encoding response regulator transcription factor produces MSQMSLPTLPDLRTPAAQLIRLVQDGAAPAAPAPGGRRILVVDADVDPADSLVTQLRRYGHEPLAVQCGSQALQAHADADLVLLALELPDLDGLEVCRAIRAVSRVPVVIVTARQSELDCVLGLQAGADDYVTKPYGLRELMARIEAVMRRAHWQPAARRYIRRGRLHIDVNSREVTVDGSGIPLTRKEFDLLCLLASHPDTVIPRKQLLKQVWGDSWSQRTVDTHVSSLRGKLGGSGWIVTVRGVGFKLGAG; encoded by the coding sequence ATGAGCCAGATGTCGCTACCGACGCTGCCGGACCTGCGGACACCCGCGGCGCAGCTGATCCGGCTGGTCCAGGACGGCGCGGCGCCCGCCGCCCCGGCCCCCGGCGGCCGCCGCATCCTCGTCGTGGACGCCGACGTCGACCCCGCCGACTCCCTGGTGACCCAGCTGCGCCGCTACGGCCACGAGCCCCTCGCCGTGCAGTGCGGCAGCCAGGCCCTGCAGGCCCACGCCGACGCCGACCTGGTGCTGCTCGCCCTGGAGCTGCCCGACCTGGACGGGCTGGAGGTGTGCCGCGCCATCCGCGCCGTCAGCCGGGTCCCCGTCGTCATCGTCACCGCCCGCCAGTCCGAACTGGACTGCGTCCTGGGTCTGCAGGCCGGCGCCGACGACTACGTGACCAAGCCCTACGGGCTGCGCGAACTGATGGCCCGCATCGAAGCCGTCATGCGCCGCGCCCACTGGCAGCCGGCCGCCCGCAGGTACATCCGCCGCGGGCGCCTGCACATCGACGTCAACTCCCGCGAGGTCACCGTGGACGGCAGCGGGATACCGCTGACCCGCAAGGAGTTCGATCTGCTGTGTCTGCTCGCCTCGCACCCCGACACCGTCATCCCGCGCAAACAGCTCCTCAAGCAGGTCTGGGGCGACTCCTGGTCCCAGCGCACCGTCGACACCCACGTCAGCAGCCTGCGCGGCAAACTCGGCGGCAGCGGATGGATCGTCACCGTCCGCGGCGTCGGCTTCAAACTGGGCGCCGGATAA
- a CDS encoding MDR family MFS transporter, with product MTTFDDTSAVAAHGPAARRSSVRVLLVPLILAIMLSQLDNMIVATALPTVTAELGGLEHVSWVVTAYTLATAASTPLWGRLGDTRGRKGVLLAAITVFLIGSALSGAAQSMGQLIGFRALQGLGAGGLMAGVMATVAELVPPRERGRYQGMISAAMAIAMIGGPLAGGAVTDHLGWRWAFYLNLPLGLLALTMIWLLLRLPERRSTARLDHLGAALLMTGITAAVLLTTWGGTRYAWDSAPTLALGATAGAALWAFIRRQHRTAHPIMPPHMFRVRNFTLMSVIGFLTGFVLFGALLFLPLYQQAVQGASATNSGLLLLPMLAAMIATSLAAGRTATVSGRYKMFPVAGGALLTAGTWLLSRMDTTTSRPTAALYMAVLGAGLGFLTQIVTVVAQNSVEAHDLGAASAAITLFRTLGSCLGVAVMGTLFNREVQRVMAERAPGRPALDNAQLDAAGLARLEPALHEAYRHATAAGTHAAFVLSALAGMAVCAAALLVREVALRRTAQPTGRPARPQPDGSR from the coding sequence GTGACCACCTTCGACGACACCTCCGCCGTAGCCGCCCACGGACCGGCGGCCCGCCGCTCCTCCGTACGCGTACTGCTCGTCCCGCTGATCCTCGCGATAATGCTCTCCCAGCTCGACAACATGATCGTCGCCACCGCCCTGCCCACCGTCACCGCCGAACTCGGCGGCCTGGAACACGTCTCCTGGGTGGTCACCGCCTACACCCTGGCCACCGCCGCCTCCACCCCCCTGTGGGGCCGCCTGGGCGACACCCGGGGCCGCAAGGGCGTCCTGCTCGCCGCGATCACCGTCTTCCTCATCGGCTCCGCACTCAGCGGAGCCGCCCAGAGCATGGGCCAGCTGATCGGCTTCCGCGCCCTGCAGGGACTGGGCGCCGGCGGCCTGATGGCCGGCGTCATGGCGACCGTGGCGGAACTGGTCCCGCCCCGCGAACGCGGCCGCTACCAGGGCATGATCTCCGCGGCGATGGCGATCGCGATGATCGGCGGCCCACTGGCCGGCGGCGCGGTCACCGACCACCTCGGCTGGCGCTGGGCGTTCTACCTCAACCTGCCCCTGGGCCTGCTCGCCCTGACGATGATCTGGCTGCTGCTGCGGCTGCCCGAACGCCGCTCCACCGCCCGCCTGGACCACCTGGGCGCCGCCCTGCTGATGACCGGCATCACCGCGGCCGTCCTCCTCACCACCTGGGGCGGCACCCGCTACGCCTGGGACTCGGCCCCCACCCTCGCCCTCGGCGCGACGGCCGGCGCCGCCCTGTGGGCCTTCATCCGCCGCCAGCACCGCACCGCCCACCCGATCATGCCCCCGCACATGTTCCGCGTCCGCAACTTCACCCTGATGTCCGTGATCGGCTTCCTGACCGGCTTCGTGCTCTTCGGCGCCCTGCTGTTCCTGCCGCTGTACCAGCAGGCCGTCCAGGGCGCCTCGGCGACCAACTCCGGACTGCTGCTCCTGCCGATGCTGGCCGCGATGATCGCCACCTCGCTGGCGGCGGGCCGCACCGCCACGGTCAGCGGCCGCTACAAGATGTTCCCGGTGGCCGGCGGCGCCCTGCTCACCGCCGGCACCTGGCTGCTGTCACGGATGGACACCACCACCTCCCGGCCCACCGCCGCCCTGTACATGGCGGTGCTCGGCGCGGGACTGGGCTTCCTCACCCAGATCGTCACCGTCGTCGCGCAGAACAGCGTCGAGGCACACGACCTGGGCGCCGCGTCCGCGGCCATCACCCTCTTCCGCACCCTGGGCAGCTGCCTGGGCGTCGCGGTCATGGGCACCCTGTTCAACCGCGAGGTGCAGCGGGTGATGGCCGAACGCGCCCCCGGCCGCCCCGCCCTGGACAACGCCCAGCTGGACGCGGCCGGCCTGGCCCGCCTGGAACCCGCCCTCCACGAGGCCTACCGCCACGCGACCGCCGCCGGCACCCACGCCGCGTTCGTGCTCAGCGCCCTCGCCGGGATGGCCGTGTGCGCCGCCGCGCTGCTCGTACGGGAGGTCGCCCTGCGCAGGACCGCACAGCCCACCGGCCGGCCCGCCCGCCCGCAACCCGACGGGAGCCGCTGA
- a CDS encoding GNAT family N-acetyltransferase, translating into MNWTTERTEGKDLDLDEVLAVYRSSGLGQRRPVEDRDRMAAMLAGANLVLVARDTDGTLLGIARSISDFSYVTYLSDIAVTGRLQRSGIGRALIDATRKEAPTAKIVLLSAPAATDYYPHIGFTRHNSAWVLNP; encoded by the coding sequence GTGAACTGGACGACTGAGCGGACCGAAGGCAAGGACCTGGACCTGGACGAGGTGCTCGCCGTCTACCGCTCGTCCGGACTGGGCCAGCGGCGGCCCGTGGAGGACCGCGACCGCATGGCCGCGATGCTCGCCGGCGCCAACCTCGTCCTGGTCGCCCGCGACACCGACGGCACCCTGCTCGGCATCGCCCGCAGCATCTCCGACTTCTCCTACGTCACCTACCTGTCCGACATCGCCGTCACCGGCCGCCTCCAGCGCTCCGGCATCGGCCGCGCCCTGATCGACGCCACCCGCAAGGAAGCCCCCACCGCGAAGATCGTGCTGCTGTCGGCGCCCGCGGCCACCGACTACTACCCCCACATCGGCTTCACCCGCCACAACTCCGCCTGGGTCCTCAACCCGTGA